In Amia ocellicauda isolate fAmiCal2 chromosome 7, fAmiCal2.hap1, whole genome shotgun sequence, one genomic interval encodes:
- the LOC136753109 gene encoding apolipoprotein D: MKTLFVVLLSVVLLISFSGCCQMPPVQQNFDLNRYLGKWYEIEKLPAYFEKGNCIQANYSLRDDGTIKVLNEEMLDGEMQSIEGTAIVKDSEQPAKLGVSFFFWQPYIPYWVLSTDYDSFALVYTCVDMTFFHAEYAWIFSRSRTLPNSTVESLKEQFTSNGIDISKMSATVQTGCTNEI, translated from the exons ATGAAGACCCTGTTTGTTGTCCTGCTGTCTGTGGTGCTTTTAATCAGTTTCTCAGGATGCTGCCAAATGCCTCCTGTTCAGCAGAACTTCGATCTTAACAGG TACCTTGGAAAATGGTATGAGATTGAGAAACTGCCGGCATACTTTGAAAAGGGAAACTGCATTCAAGCTAATTATTCCCTTCGAGATGATGGTACCATTAAAGTTTTGAATGAGGAAATGTT GGATGGTGAAATGCAATCAATTGAAGGCACAGCTATTGTGAAAGATTCTGAGCAGCCTGCCAAACTGGGTGTCAGCTTCTTCTTTT GGCAGCCATACATTCCCTACTGGGTTCTATCTACTGACTATGACAGTTTTGCACTAGTCTACACATGTGTTGATATGACATTTTTCCACGCAGAGTACGCCTGGATCTTCAGTCGTTCTCGTACTCTCCCAAATTCAACAGTCGAGAGTCTCAAAGAACAGTTTACCTCCAATGGCATTGATATCAGTAAAATGAGTGCAACTGTGCAAACAGGCTGTACTAATGAGATTTAA